One window of the Populus nigra chromosome 4, ddPopNigr1.1, whole genome shotgun sequence genome contains the following:
- the LOC133690640 gene encoding serine/threonine-protein kinase STY46-like: MGDTESCSSRAVYFVPRNQRQKLDVFNDVLWHLKESNDKEATRPGFEDELWTHFCRLPTRYAMDVNAERAQDVTMHKRLLQMARNPATRPAIEVRLVQVPSAHDGHSGDSVDSDSPRKWQLQHFDYLEKQSIHPPPAFGSLTDFELHKNQNDNITAFTRLMHEITISTNDKPKLLSQLTSLLSEIGLNIQEAHAFSTVDGYSLDVFVVNNWEPEDTERLRSMLVKEIPKIEKNAVYPVAEQDQRRIRHVSSHMNVPADSIDVWEIDAHRLLFERKIATGSSGDLYKGTFCSQDVAIKVLRGEHLDDKLQSEFVQEVSIMRKVRHKNVVQFIGSCARPPSLCIVTEFMSGGSMYDFLRKQKGGLNLQSLLRVAIDVSKGMHCLNQNHIIHRDLKSANILMDENGVVKVADFGVARVQDQTGVMTAETGTYRWMAPEVIEHKPYDHKADVFSFGIVLWELLTGKLPYEQLSPLQAAVGVVQQGLRPSIPSHSHPKLAGLLKRCWQRDPFLRPEFSEILELLQQLERTVADGRDDKQKGKSPRRAVTAN; encoded by the exons atgGGAGACACCGAGAGTTGCAGCAGCAGAGCAGTATATTTCGTGCCTCGAAACCAGAGGCAAAAACTCGATGTTTTCAACGATGTTCTTTGGCATCTTAAAGAATCGAATGACAAAGAAGCGACTCGTCCTGGCTTCGAAGATGAACTCTGGACTCATTTCTGTAGACTACCTACTCG gtATGCAATGGATGTGAATGCGGAGAGAGCACAAGATGTTACTATGCACAAGAGGTTGTTGCAGATGGCACGTAATCCAGCTACTCGGCCGGCGATTGAAGTGCGGCTTGTTCAG GTTCCTTCTGCACATGATGGACATTCTGGTGATTCGGTAGATTCAGACTCTCCAAGGAAATGGCAGCTCCAACATTTTGATTATCTCGAGAAACAGAG CATTCATCCACCTCCGGCCTTTGGTTCATTGACTGATTTTGAACTTCATAAAAATCAGAATGACAATATCACTGCGTTTACCAG GCTGATGCATGAAATTACAATTTCAACTAATGATAAGCCAAAACTCCTGAGTCAG ttGACTTCCTTGCTGTCTGAGATTGGGCTCAACATTCAGGAAGCTCATGCTTTTTCCACAGTAGATGGCTACTCCTTGgatgtttttgttgttaataattGGGAACCCGAG GACACAGAGCGGCTTAGAAGCATGCTGGTTAAGGAAATTCCCAAAATCGAG AAGAATGCTGTTTATCCTGTGGCGGAGCAAGATCAAAGAAGAATCCGCCATGTCTCTAGTCACATGAACGTTCCCGCTGACTCAATTGATGTTTGGGAAATTGATGCACACCGGTtattatttgagagaaaaaTTGCAACTGGATCTAGTGGAGATCT GTACAAAGGCACCTTCTGCAGTCAAGATGTGGCTATTAAAGTGCTCAGGGGTGAGCATCTAGATGATAAACTTCAGAGTGAATTTGTTCAAGAAGTCTCTATCATGAG GAAAGTTCGTCACAAGAATGTTGTGCAATTCATAGGTTCATGTGCCAGACCTCCAAGCCTGTGCATCGTGACAG AATTTATGTCTGGTGGAAGCATGTATGACTTTCTGCGTAAACAGAAGGGAGGTTTAAATCTTCAGTCTTTACTACGAGTAGCAATTGATGTTTCCAAGGGAATGCACTGCTTGAACCAAAATCATATAATACATCGAGATTTGAAATCTGCCAATATCTTGATGGATGAAAATGGA GTAGTTAAAGTTGCTGATTTTGGTGTTGCTAGAGTGCAAGATCAGACTGGTGTAATGACTGCAGAAACTGGAACTTACCGCTGGATGGCTCCAGAG GTTATTGAACACAAGCCATATGATCATAAAGCGGATGTTTTCAGTTTTGGCATTGTGCTGTGGGAGTTGCTTACTGGAAAG CTTCCATATGAGCAGCTGTCCCCGTTACAAGCGGCAGTTGGCGTGGTCCAGCAG GGTCTAAGACCATCAATTCCAAGCCATTCTCATCCTAAATTGGCAGGCCTGCTTAAGAGATGCTGGCAGCGAGACCCATTTTTGAGACCTGAATTCTCTGAAATTTTAGAGCTTCTACAGCAATTAGAGAGAACG GTTGCTGATGGAAGAGACGACAAGCAGAAAGGAAAGTCTCCTAGAAGGGCTGTGACTGCCAATTAG